The Coffea arabica cultivar ET-39 chromosome 3c, Coffea Arabica ET-39 HiFi, whole genome shotgun sequence genome contains a region encoding:
- the LOC113738190 gene encoding guanylate kinase 2, chloroplastic/mitochondrial-like, translated as MLVRRLCTSLAKFNNNPFFLSRKFINPFAEFPSSPAFLTSPKTLQFTSHRPVLPARCFFSANSPMGDARRPAVVPIPCPETADRAELYRALEASLGSPFSSEPLVPNPNPLVIVISGPSGVGKDAVIKRLREVRESIHFVVTATSRAMRPGEIDGKDYFFVSKEEFLKMIAQDELLEYALVYGDYKGIPKQQIREHMAKGSDIVLRVDIQGAATLRNILGKSAVFIFLVAESEEALVKRLIDRKTETKETLLVRIATAKEEIKHLSNFDYVVVNKEGELDGTVKLVESIIDAEKAKVNQRNIVI; from the coding sequence ATGCTGGTAAGAAGGCTGTGCACATCTTTAGCCAAATTCAACAACAACCCATTTTTCCTCAGTCGAAAATTCATCAACCCTTTTGCTGAATTCCCCTCGAGCCCAGCATTCCTCACCTCCCCAAAAACTCTACAATTCACCTCCCACAGGCCAGTTTTACCGGCCCGGTGCTTCTTTTCTGCAAATTCACCAATGGGTGATGCTAGAAGACCTGCGGTAGTCCCCATACCATGCCCAGAAACTGCAGACCGGGCTGAGCTGTATCGGGCTTTGGAGGCCTCATTAGGATCCCCATTCAGCTCTGAGCCGCTGGTGCCTAATCCTAATCCTTTGGTGATTGTGATCAGTGGACCAAGTGGGGTTGGTAAAGATGCAGTTATCAAAAGGTTGAGGGAAGTTAGGGAAAGTATACATTTTGTTGTTACTGCAACGAGCCGGGCAATGAGGCCTGGTGAAATTGATGGCAAAGATTATTTTTTTGTGAGTAAAGAGGAGTTCTTGAAAATGATTGCGCAAGACGAGCTATTGGAATATGCGTTGGTGTATGGTGATTATAAGGGTATCCCAAAACAGCAGATTAGGGAACATATGGCTAAAGGGAGTGATATTGTATTGAGAGTCGATATACAAGGGGCCGCAACGTTGAGAAATATTTTGGGGAAGTCTGCTGTGTTCATCTTCTTGGTTGCTGAGAGTGAGGAGGCATTGGTGAAAAGGTTGATTGATAGGAAGACTGAGACTAAGGAGACCTTGCTTGTTAGAATTGCCACGGCCAAGGAGGAAATCAAGCATTTGAGCAATTTTGATTATGTGGTGGTGAATAAGGAAGGGGAATTGGATGGAACGGTTaagttggttgagtcaattaTTGATGCAGAGAAGGCTAAAGTGAATCAAAGGAATATAGTCATTTAG
- the LOC113734057 gene encoding mitogen-activated protein kinase 15-like isoform X2, with protein sequence MQADQRKKASIDVDFFTEYGEGSRYKIEEVIGKGSYGVVCSAYDTHLGEKVAIKKINDIFEHVSDATRILREIKLLRLLRHPDIVEIKHILLPPSRREFKDIYVVFELMESDLHQVIKANDDLTPEHYQFFLYQLLRGLKYIHTANVFHRDLKPKNILANADCKLKICDFGLARVAFNDTPTAIFWTDYVATRWYRAPELCGSFFSKYTPAIDIWSIGCIFAELLTGKPLFPGKNVVHQLDLMTDLLGTPSSEAIARIRNEKARRYLSSMRKKKPVPFSHKFPNADPLALRLLERMLAFDPKDRPNAEEALADPYFRNLAKVEREPSAQPVSKMEFEFERRRITKEDVRELIYREILEYHPKMLKEYLEGTEPTNFMYPSAVDKFKKQFAYLEERYGNGGAAAPPERQQASSLPRPCVLYSDNSTQNAAEVANDLSKFCIKEVEKSNTDRISGIPMSRLPLQVPPSIQGAARPGKVVGSVLRYNNCGAAAAAAEAIEQRRMARNSAVPNQYGVSASSYPKRHPSYKSDKEESIEGPNPLQPKPEQYMARKVAAAQVGSGSQWY encoded by the exons ATGCAGGCTGATCAGCGGAAAAAG GCATCTATAGATGTAGATTTCTTTACAGAATATGGTGAGGGTAGCAGATACAAGATAGAGGAAGTGATTGGTAAGGGTAGTTATGGTGTTGTATGCTCTGCTTATGATACACATCTTGGAGAAAAAGTTGCAATAAAAAAGATAAATGACATCTTTGAGCATGTCTCCGATGCCACACGTATCCTTCGTGAGATAAAGCTTCTTAGGCTTCTTCGTCATCCGGATATTGTTGAAATTAAACATATCTTGCTACCTCCATCTAGAAGGGAATTCAAAGACATATATGTGGTATTTGAACTTATGGAATCTGATCTACATCAGGTCATCAAGGCAAATGATGATCTGACGCCAGAACATTACCAATTCTTCCTATACCAACTTCTTCGGGGCTTGAAGTATATACACACAG CTAATGTCTTCCATCGTGATTTGAAACCTAAGAACATCTTAGCTAATGCTGACTGTAAGCTCAAGATATGTGACTTTGGTCTAGCCAGAGTGGCATTCAATGATACTCCTACTGCGATATTCTGGACA GATTATGTTGCAACGAGATGGTATAGAGCTCCTGAATTGTGTGGATCCTTCTTCTCCAAG TACACGCCGGCTATTGATATATGGAGCATCGGTTGCATATTTGCAGAACTTTTGACTGGAAAACCTTTATTTCCAGGAAAAAATGTAGTTCATCAATTGGACCTGATGACTGATCTACTCGGAACACCATCTTCTGAAGCCATTGCTAGG ATAAGAAATGAAAAGGCCAGGAGATACTTAAGTAGCATGAGAAAGAAAAAACCAGTTCCTTTCTCCCATAAGTTCCCAAATGCAGACCCCCTTGCTCTTCGTTTGTTGGAAAGGATGCTTGCTTTTGATCCCAAAGATCGGCCTAATGCAGAAGAG GCTCTTGCAGATCCATATTTCAGGAACTTGGCCAAAGTTGAGAGAGAACCTTCAGCTCAGCCTGTCTCAAAAatggaatttgaatttgaaagaCGTAGAATAACAAAAGAAGATGTAAgagaattaatttaccgggagATTCTTGAATATCATCCGAAGATGTTGAAAGAGTATTTAGAGGGAACAGAACCAACAAACTTCATGTATCCGAG TGCTGTTGATAAATTCAAGAAGCAATTTGCTTATCTTGAGGAGCGCTATGGGAATGGTGGAGCTGCTGCTCCTCCTGAAAGGCAGCAAGCTTCATCCTTACCAAG GCCCTGTGTTTTGTACTCGGATAACTCAACACAGAATGCAGCAGAAGTTGCAAATGATCTCTCGAAATTCTGCATAAAAGAAGTTGAGAAGTCAAATACGGACAGAATTTCTGGGATCCCTATGTCAAGACTTCCTTTGCAAGTGCCTCCGAGCATTCAAG GTGCTGCTAGACCTGGGAAAGTTGTTGGTTCAGTGTTGCGTTACAACAATTGTGGGGCTGCAGCAGCAGCTGCAGAGGCTATTGAGCAGCGAAGAATGGCTAGGAATTCTGCCGTTCCAAATCAATATGGTGTTTCTGCCTCTTCATATCCTAAGAGGCATCCATCCTATAAAAGTGATAAAGAAGAAAGTATTGAAGGACCTAACCCGTTGCAGCCTAAACCTGAGCAGTATATGGCGAGGAAAGTAGCTGCTGCTCAAGTTGGATCTGGAAGTCAGTGGTATTGA
- the LOC113734057 gene encoding mitogen-activated protein kinase 15-like isoform X1 gives MQADQRKKASIDVDFFTEYGEGSRYKIEEVIGKGSYGVVCSAYDTHLGEKVAIKKINDIFEHVSDATRILREIKLLRLLRHPDIVEIKHILLPPSRREFKDIYVVFELMESDLHQVIKANDDLTPEHYQFFLYQLLRGLKYIHTANVFHRDLKPKNILANADCKLKICDFGLARVAFNDTPTAIFWTDYVATRWYRAPELCGSFFSKYTPAIDIWSIGCIFAELLTGKPLFPGKNVVHQLDLMTDLLGTPSSEAIARIRNEKARRYLSSMRKKKPVPFSHKFPNADPLALRLLERMLAFDPKDRPNAEEALADPYFRNLAKVEREPSAQPVSKMEFEFERRRITKEDVRELIYREILEYHPKMLKEYLEGTEPTNFMYPSAVDKFKKQFAYLEERYGNGGAAAPPERQQASSLPRPCVLYSDNSTQNAAEVANDLSKFCIKEVEKSNTDRISGIPMSRLPLQVPPSIQAGAARPGKVVGSVLRYNNCGAAAAAAEAIEQRRMARNSAVPNQYGVSASSYPKRHPSYKSDKEESIEGPNPLQPKPEQYMARKVAAAQVGSGSQWY, from the exons ATGCAGGCTGATCAGCGGAAAAAG GCATCTATAGATGTAGATTTCTTTACAGAATATGGTGAGGGTAGCAGATACAAGATAGAGGAAGTGATTGGTAAGGGTAGTTATGGTGTTGTATGCTCTGCTTATGATACACATCTTGGAGAAAAAGTTGCAATAAAAAAGATAAATGACATCTTTGAGCATGTCTCCGATGCCACACGTATCCTTCGTGAGATAAAGCTTCTTAGGCTTCTTCGTCATCCGGATATTGTTGAAATTAAACATATCTTGCTACCTCCATCTAGAAGGGAATTCAAAGACATATATGTGGTATTTGAACTTATGGAATCTGATCTACATCAGGTCATCAAGGCAAATGATGATCTGACGCCAGAACATTACCAATTCTTCCTATACCAACTTCTTCGGGGCTTGAAGTATATACACACAG CTAATGTCTTCCATCGTGATTTGAAACCTAAGAACATCTTAGCTAATGCTGACTGTAAGCTCAAGATATGTGACTTTGGTCTAGCCAGAGTGGCATTCAATGATACTCCTACTGCGATATTCTGGACA GATTATGTTGCAACGAGATGGTATAGAGCTCCTGAATTGTGTGGATCCTTCTTCTCCAAG TACACGCCGGCTATTGATATATGGAGCATCGGTTGCATATTTGCAGAACTTTTGACTGGAAAACCTTTATTTCCAGGAAAAAATGTAGTTCATCAATTGGACCTGATGACTGATCTACTCGGAACACCATCTTCTGAAGCCATTGCTAGG ATAAGAAATGAAAAGGCCAGGAGATACTTAAGTAGCATGAGAAAGAAAAAACCAGTTCCTTTCTCCCATAAGTTCCCAAATGCAGACCCCCTTGCTCTTCGTTTGTTGGAAAGGATGCTTGCTTTTGATCCCAAAGATCGGCCTAATGCAGAAGAG GCTCTTGCAGATCCATATTTCAGGAACTTGGCCAAAGTTGAGAGAGAACCTTCAGCTCAGCCTGTCTCAAAAatggaatttgaatttgaaagaCGTAGAATAACAAAAGAAGATGTAAgagaattaatttaccgggagATTCTTGAATATCATCCGAAGATGTTGAAAGAGTATTTAGAGGGAACAGAACCAACAAACTTCATGTATCCGAG TGCTGTTGATAAATTCAAGAAGCAATTTGCTTATCTTGAGGAGCGCTATGGGAATGGTGGAGCTGCTGCTCCTCCTGAAAGGCAGCAAGCTTCATCCTTACCAAG GCCCTGTGTTTTGTACTCGGATAACTCAACACAGAATGCAGCAGAAGTTGCAAATGATCTCTCGAAATTCTGCATAAAAGAAGTTGAGAAGTCAAATACGGACAGAATTTCTGGGATCCCTATGTCAAGACTTCCTTTGCAAGTGCCTCCGAGCATTCAAG CAGGTGCTGCTAGACCTGGGAAAGTTGTTGGTTCAGTGTTGCGTTACAACAATTGTGGGGCTGCAGCAGCAGCTGCAGAGGCTATTGAGCAGCGAAGAATGGCTAGGAATTCTGCCGTTCCAAATCAATATGGTGTTTCTGCCTCTTCATATCCTAAGAGGCATCCATCCTATAAAAGTGATAAAGAAGAAAGTATTGAAGGACCTAACCCGTTGCAGCCTAAACCTGAGCAGTATATGGCGAGGAAAGTAGCTGCTGCTCAAGTTGGATCTGGAAGTCAGTGGTATTGA